One window of the Flavobacteriales bacterium genome contains the following:
- a CDS encoding PorP/SprF family type IX secretion system membrane protein, producing the protein MKTRLITLIFVGLSTFSIGLAQQTALVNHYNINRFLINPANAGTNGNSLFILNRNQWVDVEGAPETFIGTFDGSVGSTNIAYGVTVMNDIVNIVGKTGVFGTYAYKLPIKESMSLRFGLSVGFEQNKLLFDRVNAQNPLEVTLINNIEQQSNFDANSGIAFNAKNLNLGIAAYQLFANQDMFSDELRHADYSFSFVKHYTGSASYKFFLEENKLSLDPTVVVRFAKQVNPQMDYNLLLNWKDMAWIGGGYRTGYGANFMAGGVFGSRLLGSYSYGRSIGPIQRLSVNSHEIMLGYKFNGIVSRDGDKDGVSDELDKEPNTPEGCPVNIYGIALDDDIDGVPNCKDLELDTRFGAPVDENGIALDGDKDGVIDLLDHELNTPEGCPVDKLGVSTDTDHDGVPDCRDKQINSPFGAKVDADGVALDSDNDGVYDIYDLEPLTPHQKHINSAEPVDASQCIVDEHGIAKDTDLDGVPDCIDLEMNTPKGAMVDAYGRALDTDGDGYPDGIDHEINSPKGAKVDNYGVALPSPNMLDDDGDGIPNAIDLEPNTPKGTPVDDQGRALINPAMVNRLDIKDMDDNSTEWDYYMVVGVFQFESNLKGYRAKLETKYGVKTQVLQTEAGYYYVWTKIVVTKEQAYAENDRLLATNLSEYIVGNPWLWKEPKKK; encoded by the coding sequence ATGAAAACAAGACTTATAACACTCATATTTGTTGGTTTATCTACCTTTAGCATAGGTTTAGCCCAACAAACCGCTTTGGTCAATCATTACAACATCAACCGATTTTTGATAAATCCGGCAAATGCTGGAACCAACGGTAACAGTCTATTTATTTTAAACAGAAATCAGTGGGTGGATGTGGAAGGTGCACCCGAAACTTTTATTGGCACATTTGATGGCTCGGTGGGCAGCACCAACATAGCCTACGGTGTAACGGTAATGAACGATATTGTTAACATTGTTGGCAAAACCGGAGTTTTTGGAACATACGCCTATAAATTGCCAATCAAAGAATCCATGAGTCTTCGATTTGGCTTGTCTGTAGGTTTTGAGCAAAACAAACTGCTATTTGACCGAGTTAATGCACAAAATCCATTAGAAGTTACTTTGATAAACAACATTGAGCAGCAATCAAATTTTGATGCAAACAGCGGAATAGCGTTCAATGCAAAAAATCTAAACTTGGGCATTGCTGCCTATCAATTGTTCGCCAATCAAGATATGTTTTCAGATGAATTGCGACATGCCGATTACAGTTTCAGCTTTGTTAAACACTACACAGGCAGTGCCTCATATAAGTTCTTTTTAGAAGAAAACAAGCTTAGCCTCGACCCAACCGTGGTGGTTCGATTTGCAAAACAGGTAAATCCTCAAATGGATTATAATCTGTTGTTAAATTGGAAAGATATGGCATGGATTGGCGGTGGATACAGAACCGGATATGGTGCCAATTTTATGGCTGGTGGGGTTTTTGGAAGTCGCTTGTTGGGTAGCTACTCGTATGGACGGTCAATTGGTCCGATACAACGTTTAAGTGTCAATTCACATGAAATTATGTTGGGTTACAAATTTAACGGCATCGTTTCGCGAGATGGCGACAAGGACGGAGTAAGCGATGAATTGGATAAAGAACCCAACACTCCTGAAGGCTGCCCTGTGAATATTTATGGTATTGCATTGGATGATGATATTGACGGTGTGCCTAACTGCAAAGATTTAGAACTCGACACCCGTTTTGGAGCCCCAGTTGACGAAAATGGTATTGCCCTTGACGGAGACAAAGACGGAGTGATAGACCTTTTAGACCACGAGTTGAACACACCCGAAGGCTGCCCAGTTGACAAACTTGGGGTATCTACAGATACAGACCATGATGGTGTACCTGATTGCCGAGACAAACAAATAAACTCACCTTTTGGGGCAAAAGTGGATGCCGATGGTGTGGCCTTAGATAGTGACAATGATGGAGTGTATGACATTTATGATTTAGAACCACTTACGCCACATCAAAAACATATAAATTCTGCTGAACCGGTTGATGCCAGTCAATGTATTGTTGATGAACACGGTATTGCCAAAGACACAGACCTTGATGGAGTACCAGATTGCATTGATCTTGAAATGAACACTCCAAAAGGTGCAATGGTGGATGCTTATGGCCGTGCACTAGATACTGATGGAGATGGCTATCCAGATGGAATTGACCACGAGATAAACTCTCCAAAAGGGGCAAAAGTAGATAACTATGGTGTGGCACTTCCCAGTCCAAATATGCTTGATGACGATGGTGATGGAATACCTAACGCTATCGACCTTGAGCCAAATACGCCCAAAGGAACACCAGTTGATGACCAAGGCCGAGCACTAATCAATCCTGCAATGGTTAATAGGTTAGACATAAAAGATATGGATGACAATTCAACCGAATGGGATTATTACATGGTGGTTGGTGTGTTTCAATTTGAAAGCAACTTAAAAGGATACCGTGCCAAATTAGAAACAAAATATGGTGTAAAAACACAAGTGCTTCAAACCGAGGCCGGATATTATTATGTATGGACCAAAATTGTTGTTACCAAAGAACAGGCCTACGCAGAAAACGACAGGTTGTTGGCCACCAATCTTTCTGAGTATATTGTGGGCAACCCATGGCTTTGGAAAGAGCCAAAAAAGAAATGA
- a CDS encoding aconitate hydratase translates to MAFDINLIKEVYSNIAERVTAARHLVGRPLTLSEKILYAHLWDKLPEKAFERGKSYVDFAPDRVACQDATAQMALLQFMQAGKKKVAVPTTVHCDHLIQAKIGATEDLQAALNSSNEVFNFLESVSNKYGIGFWKPGAGIIHQVVLENYAFPGGMMIGTDSHTVNAGGLGMVAIGVGGADAVDVMAGMAWELKFPKLIGVKLTGKLSGWTSPKDVILKVAGILTVKGGTGCIVEYFGEGAKSLSCTGKGTICNMGAEIGATTSTFGYDESMERYLRATDRADVADAANQVKEHLTGDVEVYATPEQYFDQVIEINLSELKPHLNGPFTPDLATPVGEMTEKAIANGWPLNVEWGLIGSCTNSSYEDLSRAASIAKQAIDKGLVTKAEFGINPGSEQVRFTAERDGLLKIFEDLNARIFTNACGPCIGQWERAGADKKEKNTIVHSFNRNFSKRADGNPNTHAFVTSPEMVAALAIAGKLDFNPMTDKLTNANGEEVMLDEPTGWELPPKGFDVKDNGYLEPMADGSGVEVVVAPDSKRLQLLEPFAAWDGKNINGAKLLIKVKGKCTTDHISMAGPWLTYRGHLDNISNNCLIGAVNAFNDKTDEVYNPLSGNYESVPKVARMIKAAGEYSVVVGEENYGEGSSREHAAMEPRHLAVRAVIVKSFARIHETNLKKQGMLALTFANPADYDKIQEKDTFDIALNEFAPGKQMTITLHHTDGASESFMVNHTYNDSQIEWFKAGSALNLIKLMEK, encoded by the coding sequence ATGGCATTCGACATAAACCTCATCAAAGAAGTATATTCAAACATCGCCGAAAGAGTTACTGCTGCCCGCCACTTGGTTGGCCGACCATTGACCCTTAGCGAAAAAATACTTTACGCTCACCTGTGGGATAAACTGCCCGAAAAGGCTTTTGAACGAGGCAAGTCGTATGTTGACTTTGCCCCCGACCGCGTGGCCTGTCAAGACGCAACCGCTCAAATGGCTTTGCTACAATTTATGCAGGCCGGAAAAAAGAAAGTGGCAGTGCCAACCACTGTGCATTGCGACCACCTTATTCAGGCAAAAATTGGAGCAACCGAAGATTTGCAAGCGGCTTTAAATTCGAGTAACGAGGTTTTCAATTTCTTGGAATCTGTTTCTAACAAATACGGCATCGGTTTTTGGAAACCCGGAGCAGGAATTATTCATCAGGTTGTGTTGGAAAACTACGCTTTTCCGGGCGGTATGATGATTGGAACCGACTCTCACACGGTTAATGCCGGAGGTTTAGGCATGGTGGCAATAGGTGTTGGTGGTGCCGATGCGGTGGATGTGATGGCCGGAATGGCTTGGGAGCTAAAATTTCCAAAACTTATAGGTGTAAAACTTACCGGAAAACTGAGTGGTTGGACTTCACCTAAAGATGTGATTTTAAAAGTGGCTGGAATTCTTACTGTGAAAGGTGGCACAGGCTGCATTGTTGAATATTTTGGGGAAGGTGCAAAATCGTTGTCTTGTACCGGAAAAGGCACTATCTGCAACATGGGAGCCGAAATTGGGGCAACAACTTCCACCTTTGGGTATGATGAAAGTATGGAACGATACCTTCGAGCCACCGACCGAGCCGATGTGGCCGATGCCGCAAATCAGGTAAAAGAACATTTAACCGGAGATGTCGAAGTTTATGCCACCCCTGAACAATATTTCGACCAAGTGATTGAGATAAATTTATCCGAACTAAAACCACATTTGAATGGCCCTTTCACCCCCGACTTGGCAACTCCGGTTGGCGAAATGACCGAAAAAGCCATTGCCAACGGCTGGCCACTAAATGTTGAGTGGGGTTTGATTGGTTCTTGCACAAACTCTTCTTATGAAGATTTGTCGCGTGCAGCCTCTATTGCAAAACAAGCAATAGACAAAGGCTTGGTTACAAAAGCCGAATTCGGCATAAACCCGGGTTCAGAACAGGTTCGTTTTACCGCAGAGCGAGACGGCCTTTTAAAAATATTTGAAGATTTGAATGCCCGCATTTTTACCAATGCCTGTGGCCCGTGTATTGGCCAATGGGAACGTGCCGGAGCAGATAAAAAAGAGAAAAACACCATCGTTCACTCGTTCAACAGAAACTTTAGCAAACGTGCCGACGGAAACCCCAACACACATGCCTTTGTAACTTCACCAGAAATGGTGGCAGCCTTAGCCATTGCCGGAAAACTTGATTTTAATCCGATGACCGACAAATTGACAAACGCCAATGGTGAAGAAGTGATGTTGGATGAGCCAACCGGATGGGAATTACCTCCAAAAGGTTTTGACGTAAAAGACAACGGCTATTTAGAACCGATGGCCGATGGCTCGGGTGTGGAGGTAGTTGTTGCCCCTGACTCAAAACGATTGCAGTTGTTGGAACCATTTGCAGCTTGGGATGGAAAAAATATAAACGGAGCAAAACTTTTAATAAAGGTAAAAGGCAAATGCACCACCGATCATATTTCAATGGCCGGCCCGTGGTTGACCTATCGTGGACACTTAGATAATATTTCGAACAACTGTTTGATTGGGGCAGTAAATGCTTTCAACGACAAAACGGATGAGGTTTACAACCCTCTTAGTGGCAATTACGAAAGTGTTCCAAAAGTGGCACGAATGATTAAAGCCGCCGGAGAATACTCTGTCGTGGTGGGCGAAGAAAACTACGGCGAAGGCTCATCTCGGGAACATGCGGCCATGGAACCTCGACACTTGGCTGTACGTGCTGTTATTGTAAAGTCTTTTGCACGTATTCACGAAACAAACCTTAAAAAACAAGGTATGCTGGCGTTGACTTTTGCCAACCCCGCCGACTATGACAAAATACAGGAAAAAGACACGTTTGACATTGCCTTAAACGAATTTGCCCCCGGCAAACAAATGACTATCACTTTGCATCACACCGATGGAGCATCGGAAAGTTTTATGGTAAATCATACCTACAACGATTCTCAAATTGAATGGTTTAAAGCCGGTAGTGCATTGAATTTGATAAAACTGATGGAGAAGTAG
- a CDS encoding peptidylprolyl isomerase — protein MIPLLIAKNPAHREAAALAFASFKDSTAAGFLKRSLLTDSEWIVRRAAAYSIGQQYDSANANLLFEALKIEQNPVVIGYIVEALGKSANEKALDYISKIKSDNEQIKLGQAKALCRAIWMGKKPTTFVQIGISFFEKETSNEARLYAATALSRMRKEITPSDSIKIKNILTSAQLEPETERLLKTIVEPKKASEEITWFDFKRQLPELQKNPYKLAKSLNDLVTNLPNLRYKEMAFNPQSAVADTLYNWTFHHRYQIVRTTACEYYINHFLMNGNIPSTQYLTECIASRDMALQSLAVNQIAKDSLAEFAGFLKKYQDSLSMPAQIETFIDFEKAICKLENRKYKAPNPAPTHKIDWNYVKQIPDSQRVEIKTTKGDIELLLFVNDAPGTVYNFLKAAEDGFYNDKFFHRVVPNFVIQAGCQRGDGWGSPDWTQRSEFSNYLHYETGMVGMASAGNDTEGLQFFITHNPTPLLEGRYSIFGKVVNGMNVVNSIEVGDKILSIKKI, from the coding sequence TTGATTCCATTATTAATTGCCAAAAACCCTGCCCACCGAGAGGCGGCAGCCTTGGCCTTTGCATCGTTTAAAGATTCTACGGCAGCCGGATTTTTAAAACGGTCACTTTTGACGGATAGTGAATGGATTGTGCGTAGAGCAGCGGCCTATTCTATTGGCCAGCAATATGATTCGGCCAACGCCAATTTGCTTTTTGAAGCTTTAAAAATAGAACAAAATCCGGTGGTGATTGGCTATATTGTGGAGGCATTGGGCAAATCAGCTAATGAAAAAGCACTCGATTATATCTCTAAAATAAAATCGGACAACGAACAAATAAAACTGGGACAGGCAAAGGCACTATGTCGTGCAATATGGATGGGTAAAAAACCAACAACATTTGTACAAATTGGTATTTCGTTTTTTGAAAAAGAAACATCAAATGAGGCAAGGCTTTATGCTGCAACGGCTCTTTCGCGAATGCGAAAAGAAATTACACCCTCCGATTCAATAAAAATTAAAAACATACTAACCTCTGCTCAATTAGAACCCGAAACAGAAAGATTACTGAAAACGATTGTTGAACCTAAAAAAGCATCTGAAGAAATAACCTGGTTTGATTTTAAACGTCAATTGCCTGAGCTTCAAAAAAATCCATATAAACTGGCTAAATCGTTAAACGACTTGGTTACTAATTTGCCAAATCTTCGATATAAGGAAATGGCATTTAATCCACAATCAGCAGTGGCGGACACACTGTATAACTGGACATTCCACCACCGATATCAAATTGTGCGAACCACGGCTTGCGAATATTACATCAATCATTTTTTGATGAATGGCAACATTCCATCTACCCAATATTTAACCGAATGTATTGCCAGTCGTGATATGGCCTTGCAAAGTTTGGCCGTAAATCAAATTGCAAAAGATTCGTTGGCAGAATTTGCAGGTTTTTTAAAAAAATACCAAGATTCGCTTTCAATGCCCGCCCAAATAGAAACATTCATTGATTTTGAAAAAGCCATTTGCAAGCTCGAAAACAGAAAATACAAAGCCCCTAACCCAGCTCCAACCCACAAAATTGATTGGAACTATGTAAAGCAAATTCCCGATAGTCAGCGGGTTGAAATAAAAACTACAAAAGGAGATATTGAGCTTTTGCTTTTTGTAAACGATGCACCGGGAACGGTTTACAATTTCTTAAAAGCAGCAGAGGATGGTTTTTACAACGACAAGTTTTTTCATCGGGTTGTTCCGAATTTTGTCATTCAAGCCGGATGCCAGCGAGGTGACGGATGGGGCTCGCCCGACTGGACGCAACGCAGTGAATTTTCAAACTATTTGCACTATGAAACCGGCATGGTGGGAATGGCAAGTGCCGGAAATGACACCGAAGGTTTGCAATTTTTTATTACCCACAACCCTACCCCACTTTTAGAAGGAAGATACTCCATATTTGGAAAAGTAGTTAATGGAATGAACGTGGTAAACTCCATAGAGGTAGGTGATAAGATTTTAAGCATCAAAAAAATATAG
- a CDS encoding ABC transporter permease gives MELLKEIYSTLIRNPLRSFLTAFGVSWGIFMLIICLGLGQGLENGVRQMFAGFSGNNMFVWGQSTSLPYAGFTEGRRVQLKMDDVDLIRAKIKGLKIVAPRTQLGGYGEGNNVKYNNESGAFSIHGDIPDVRKIYMWEQMQGRFINEIDYKYARKVCTIGKRVKEVLFKDENPIGKYISANGISFMVVGVHKSPSSGEMAERDEQQIIVPISTYQKAFDGSNNINWMAIQCEDDVNSQKIQEEIINLLRPKHKVHPDDPRGFGSFNTQERFGPMQMTFLTVRALAWFVGIMTLFAGIIGVSNIMLVTVKERTKEIGIRRAIGARPRNILIQILLEAVALTFFAGYIGLMAGIWLVEILGRSGASGQMFKNPEVPFYVAVTALFVLIFSGAIAGLLPASKALKIKPVEALRYE, from the coding sequence TTGGAACTTCTCAAAGAAATATACTCCACCTTGATTCGCAATCCATTGCGTTCTTTTCTTACTGCTTTTGGAGTAAGTTGGGGCATTTTTATGCTCATTATTTGTTTGGGATTGGGCCAGGGTTTAGAAAACGGCGTTAGACAAATGTTCGCCGGTTTTTCGGGCAACAACATGTTTGTTTGGGGGCAATCCACCTCTTTGCCCTATGCCGGATTTACTGAAGGCAGGCGGGTTCAGCTAAAAATGGATGATGTTGATTTAATTAGGGCAAAAATAAAAGGCCTAAAAATTGTGGCACCCCGCACCCAGCTTGGAGGCTATGGCGAAGGCAACAACGTAAAATACAACAATGAATCGGGGGCATTTTCTATACACGGCGATATTCCGGATGTACGAAAAATATATATGTGGGAACAAATGCAGGGTAGGTTTATCAATGAAATTGACTACAAATATGCCCGCAAAGTATGCACCATTGGCAAACGCGTAAAAGAAGTTTTGTTTAAAGATGAAAACCCCATTGGCAAATACATTTCAGCCAACGGTATTTCGTTTATGGTGGTGGGTGTCCACAAATCGCCAAGTTCGGGTGAAATGGCTGAAAGAGACGAGCAACAAATCATTGTACCCATCAGCACCTATCAAAAGGCGTTTGATGGCTCCAACAACATAAACTGGATGGCCATACAGTGTGAAGACGATGTTAATTCTCAAAAAATTCAGGAAGAGATAATTAATTTGTTACGCCCAAAACACAAAGTGCATCCCGATGACCCAAGAGGCTTTGGCTCGTTTAACACCCAAGAACGATTTGGCCCTATGCAAATGACGTTTCTAACGGTGCGTGCATTGGCTTGGTTTGTGGGCATTATGACCCTTTTTGCTGGAATAATAGGTGTGAGCAACATCATGTTGGTAACGGTAAAAGAGCGAACAAAAGAAATTGGAATTAGAAGAGCCATTGGTGCAAGACCAAGAAACATTTTAATCCAAATTTTGTTGGAGGCAGTTGCCCTTACTTTTTTTGCCGGATATATTGGACTGATGGCCGGAATTTGGTTGGTAGAAATTTTGGGAAGATCTGGAGCAAGTGGTCAAATGTTCAAAAACCCAGAAGTGCCTTTTTATGTGGCGGTTACGGCCCTTTTTGTACTTATTTTTTCGGGTGCTATTGCCGGATTATTGCCTGCAAGTAAGGCATTAAAAATCAAACCTGTGGAGGCTTTGAGATATGAGTAA